One Antedon mediterranea chromosome 1, ecAntMedi1.1, whole genome shotgun sequence genomic window, AGATTACCATAGCTAGTCTCAAGGAACAATCACACCATCTGGTCTTTTTCAATTATCTACCAATACCAATACGGAGAACTGAGATACAGAGAGGAACACTGAGACCCAGGAACTAGAATACCATAGCTAGCCTCAAAGAACAATCACATCATCTGGCCATTGTCTACCAATACCAATATAGAGAACTGAGATACAGAGAGGAACACTGAGACTGGGGAACTAAAATACCATAGCTAGCCTCAAAGAACAATCACATCATCTGGTCATTTTCTACCAATACCAATATGGATAACTGAGGTACAGAGAGTGACCCAAGAACTATAGTTTGGTCTCATGTCTCATCTTATGTTTGGTTAATAACTGAGTGTCAATTTTTTGGGGTTTtcccttaagcgtggttcccactagcgacgcaacgcaagggacgtaacgcaacgcaagtgaattgaccaatcacaagcgatggctaactgtctataacttcgcttgtcattggttaaaacgcttgcgttgcgtttacgtccttgcgttacgttctagtgggaaccacgctttaccaaGTGAAGCTAATGACGAACAAGGTGTTCCAAAGTCAGCAGTTGATGTGTCAATAGGTcgattcaaccaatcagaatgCTTTAAATGATCGACAGTGGCACGACATCTTGGCTCTAAACAAAGCATTGATCTTACAAAAGACCGACAATCttcaaaaaagaaaaagaaagtttATCTTACATGTATAGTATTGTTTTACCAAGCCTTTTACACCATCTCAAAATGGGGCTTGATTTACACGGTAAAGTGGGCCTACTGTTGTGCATCAAAAGGATTCACAATTCCATAAGACACACAACTCTGCAAACTTGTGCTAACATCTTCTTACCTTTTGACACTTTCTTCTCAAAATGAAGCTTTTCTCTTCGTCTAAAAGACGCCATTAAGATATTGAAGTCATCATCGCGAAATGGCAATCGCCCACACAACATGGCGTAAATAACTATACCTGTAATAAGTATTGATTGATAATCAATGTTATAGTTTACTTATTTTGTTGCTGGGCTTAAAGAAAATGCTTATATGTTTCTTCCCACGTTCTCGaagggtaggcctatacatataAAATGAATGATCTGTTTTCTGTGGCCGGATGAGGTTGATAACTTACCCATACTCCAAATATCTGCCATTTTCCCGTCGTAACAAATACCTTCATGGATTTCAGGTGCGGTGTACACGAATGAACCACACGCTGTGTCAAGCAGGGTGCTGCGGTCACAAAAAGTCGAAAAGCCTAGATCTTTAAAATAAAGGCAAGGTTTAAAGGTGAATTCCAAAGAGACAACCAAGCAATTCGCTGCAAACGAACAACTGAAGCGCCTGTATGCAAATTGagagatattttaattattcggTTACTTTTAACCAATGAGAGAATCGTTATTTATGCATCATACACGTAGCAGCCAATGAGAGAGGAAACGCTAACATCAATAACCTGAACGTGGAGGGAAGATAGCCAATGAGAGGCCTGGATGCTTTTAACTGTGGGCGTTTGCAACCCAAAACACGTATAGTAGTTAGAGTAGATATTGCTTTAGATATCGCCAAAAAGTTAAATTACCAGctaattttatgttattttgtcGATCCAACAAAACGTTTTCACACTTGATATCGCGATGTACAATATCTAAATTGTGTAAATACGTCACGACGTCCAATAGTTGATGAAAAATGCGACGTGACTCGCATTCCGAAAGATGTCCTGGAATAAAAATAAGAAGTAATCtaatgattataaataattgaatataaataataattgtaccGCAccaaacaatttagaaaataaaattgcGATTATCAATGCGACTTTTCAATGCTAAAGGGTATTGTGTGGTAAAAGTCATTAGAATATCAAACaatgaaattatattatatataaatatacccTTTCTGTTGATGTAGTCTAACAAGTCTCCGCCAGGAAGATATTCCATAATTATGTAAGTGTGTTTATTTGTCAAAAGTGCTCCTTCGAATCCAATctgaaattgtataaaaaagaAAGACCGCTAAATATTATGCTGATTTTGAAGCCCGAGGGGAGGTAGATGGTTTTCTATGTGGAGGTTGGGTGAAGACAGAGAAGTACATCTTGGTATCTCACAACCTATCAGCATCTCCAACACAATAATAATGTCATTGGTGGTGAGTACAACTAGGTTTGAACCAAAGCACTGGCGATGTAAAGCACACAAATAAACCACAAGCAACAGAGCCACTTACCAGCCGTTCGTGGCCAAGCgttttcattattgtaattTCTCTTGGAATAATCTTCTTGGTATACTCTTCCGGCGCATTCtcttttgatattattttgattgCTAGATCTTTGTTGAGCTTCTCACTATGGACCTTCACCACCTGTACAACAATGCAAATCAACAAGACAAATTGTCATTGTCATGATATTGTCCGACATCGTCACGATATTGTCCGACATTGTCACGATATTGTCCGACATTGTCACGATATTGTCCGACATTGTTACGATATTGTCCGACATTGTCACGATATTGTCCGACATTGTCACGATATTGTCCGACATTTTCACAATATTGTCCGACATTGTTATGATATTGTCCGACATTGTCATGATATTGTCTGACATTGTCACGATATTTTCTGACATTGTCACGATAGTGTCCGACATTGTTATGATATTGTCTGTCATTGTCACAATATTGTCCGACATTTTCACAATATTGTCCGACATTGTTATGATATTGTCCGACATTTTCACAATATTGTCTGACATTGTCACGATATTGTCTGACATTGTCACGATAGTGTCCGACATTGTCACGATATTGTCTGTCATTGTCACGATATTGTCCGACATTTTCACAATATTGTCCGACATTGTTATGATATTGTCCGACATTAATTGTCATGATATTGTCCGACATTGTCATGATATTGTCTGACATTGTCACGATATTGTCTGACATTGTCACGATATTGTCCGACATTGTCACGATATTGTCTGACATTGTCATGATATTGTCTGACATTGTTACGATATTGTCCGACATTGTCACGATATTGTCCGATATTGTCACGATATTGTCTGACATTGTCACGATATTGTCCGACATTGTCACGATATTGTCCGACATTGTCACAATATTGTCCGACATTGTCACAATGTTGTCTGTCATTGTCAAGTATGATTTGTTGTTCATAATAAAGGTAAGTTAGCATTTAATTTGGAATAGACAAAAATGCCTAATACTAAAACGATATATCTAATAGTAAATACATTATAGAAAGCCATAATTTTAATACATGAAAattgtattaggcctattgtCACATTGATTACAGATCTATTTTCATATATTTGTTAGATCTACTACCCTACTCtacatttgtataaaaaatTTAACTTACCTTTGAAAACATTCCTTCGCCTAATGTTCGACCTATCTGTATCCCAAGTCCCAGAGAATCTAAAGGGTTACTTTGTTTGCGAGGTGTCCAGCAGCTATTGCCTCTTCTTTTCTTCATTTCAAACTCCTCACTTGAGTAAAATATTTGGTCGTCTGCTGGCATTATGACGTGGttattgaatttattaatttgtGAAGCAAAAATATGACATACAGTCCCACTGTGCCTTAACGTTTAAGTCTGTGCGTCCTTTTCTCTAAACTTTAAATTTTGGTGGTAtagtgtgtatacttttatatcGTAACCTAGTAACTTGCGTACGTATTGATGCGTACTTAGCAACAGTGGGCATACGTACGCGTACACGTGTATCTAATGTGTAGAGTTTGGTTGCCGGTGTAAGATTGAAATGTGTCCATCATTCAAAAGTGTCCGGGTGGACACTTTTCAGCATTGGATAGTGTCCAATTGCATGTTTCAACGGGTTCGCGGGCGTTTTCCAACAATTTAATGCTGTCCGGCGcgtttaataatgtctgacCCTTGGATTGAATACCGTCCGTGGTTGAGATTTGAGATTCAGGTTTTGATCGTGATTGCGCATGCACTTGTCTTTTTTTAACGACCACTATTTGTTAATAATGCCAaactagtttttatttttcaaagatAACTTGgcttaaaacacctccaattagcgaccattatattatttggtatgaataaagacaagaagaataaataacaatataataataatcatgtaataaaaacaagtaattatactggtcctcttccaattaaagaacactttagtttagacacttccaattagcgaccatttttattgttttgtatgagtaaagacaagagtaataatagtttttaatcatgtgacaaaaaacaagtaattgtactggtcctcttccaattaaagatcacttaaaattaaacacttccaattagcgaccgttttattattttgtatgagtaaagacaagaataataaatagtttataatcatgtgataaaaaacaagtaattgtactggtcctcttccaattaaagatcacttaaatttaaacacttccaattagcgaccgttattattgttttgtatgaatagaaacaagaagaataaatagattttaatcatgtgataaaaaacaagtaattgtactggtcctcttccaattaaagatcactttaatttaaacacttccaattagcgaccgttatattattttgtatgaataaaggcaagaataataaatagattttaatcatatgacaaaaaaacaagtaattgtactggtcctctttcaattaaagatcactttactttaagacacttccaattagcgaccgttatattgttttgtatgagtacagacaagaagaataaatagattttaatcatgtgataaaaaacaagtaattgtactggtcctcttccatataaaggtcactttactgtaagacacttccaattagcgaccgttatattattttgtatgagtacagacaagaagaataaatagattttaatcatgtgataaaaaacaagtaattgtactggtcctcttccaatgaaagatcactttactttaagacacttccaattagcgaccgttatattattttttatgaataaaaacatgaagcataaatagtttataatcatgtgatataaaataagtaattgtactggtcttcttccaattaaagatcactttactttaagacacttccaattagcgaccgttatattattttgtatgagtacagacaattagaagaataaatagattttaatcatgtaataaaaaacaagtaattgtactggtcctcttccaatgaaagatcactttactttaagacacttccatttagcgaccgttatattattttgtatgagtacagacaagaagaataaatagattttaatcatgtgataaaaaaaaacaagtaattgtactggtcctcttccaattaaagatcactttactttaagacacttccaattagcgaccgttaaattattttgtatgagtacagacaagaataataaatagattttaatcatgtgataaaaaataagtaattgtactggtcctcttccaattaaaggtcactttacttcaagaaacttccatttagcgaccgttatattattttgtatgaataaagacaagaataataaatagtttataatcatgtgatataaaataagtaattgtacgggtactcttccaattaaaggtcactttactgtaagacacttccaattagcgaccgttatattattttgtatgagtacagacaagaagaataaatagattttattcatgtgataaaaaacaagtaattgtactggtcctcttccaatgaaagatcactttactttaaaacacttccaattagcga contains:
- the LOC140063143 gene encoding testis-specific serine/threonine-protein kinase 5-like; the protein is MPADDQIFYSSEEFEMKKRRGNSCWTPRKQSNPLDSLGLGIQIGRTLGEGMFSKVVKVHSEKLNKDLAIKIISKENAPEEYTKKIIPREITIMKTLGHERLIGFEGALLTNKHTYIIMEYLPGGDLLDYINRKGHLSECESRRIFHQLLDVVTYLHNLDIVHRDIKCENVLLDRQNNIKLADLGFSTFCDRSTLLDTACGSFVYTAPEIHEGICYDGKMADIWSMGIVIYAMLCGRLPFRDDDFNILMASFRRREKLHFEKKVSKDCRSFVRSMLCLEPRCRATVDHLKHSDWLNRPIDTSTADFGTPCSSLASLGGDTWKPMEADASHGYALSQRAMKQKEPSLVTNILRAVAIKHTADSNVTHHLGMLERAEHTGLRGPAAQKISIQLSDHNLQQPMMMYHTMDDYSGTEPDRKSSLMMMAASNRKANLRRGSLALNHGALRPGGSQINMATDDLMASVTRLNERSFDADSRHMHFNTSSRVAMAAGAGKRSSAECTRRNSSITDEMKTRKMYPGGLTAEEREEVDRWKGKCQFMLY